In Juglans regia cultivar Chandler chromosome 13, Walnut 2.0, whole genome shotgun sequence, the following proteins share a genomic window:
- the LOC109021634 gene encoding fatty acid amide hydrolase isoform X1: MGKKRVMVPAQEVDLSIVKYEPEAIQAPHLTGFLFKFFVSIIEAPVIGSLLISYLKKKNKFIEMLRNTEIPEAPMFKPEFPPQEPEHGVVTLHEDGKPEDRVESALKCLPDYDLPGSWNGNQDPPFKYWKIRDYAYAYRSGLATPSIVAERIIPIIEDFSSKKPPQPLLISFDAEEVRKQAAASTKRFEEGKPLSILDGIFMAIKDDIDCLPHPSKSGSTWMHQVRSVKKDAVCVSRLRSCGVILLGKANMHEFGMGTTGNNPNFGTARNPHAPERYTGGSSSGPAAIVASGLSSAALGTDGGGSVRIPSSLCGVVGFKTTYGRTDMEGSLCDAGTVEIIGPIASTVEDVMLVYAAILGSSLANRNSLQPSAPCLPILSARDSLNALESLRIGKYTTWFNDVNSTDISDQCEDILGLLCKAHGCRMVEIVIPELQEMRNAHLVSIGSEMLCSVNPDCEDGKAARMTYDTRTSLALFRSFTASDYVAAQCLSFLHIHFRRRIMYHHMAIFKNVDVIVTPTTGMTAPVIPPSALQHGETDMQVTGDLMRFVIAANLLGLPAISVPVGFDKQGLPIGLQLIGRPWGEASLLRVASAIEELCVKSKKRPVSFYDVLKTN; encoded by the exons ATGGGAAAGAAGCGTGTCATGGTGCCGGCCCAGGAGGTTGACTTATCCATCGTGAAGTACGAACCCGAAGCTATCCAAG CGCCCCATTTGACGGGGTTCCTATTCAAGTTTTTTGTGAGCATAATTGAAGCGCCGGTGATAGGCTCCCTACTCATATCttacttgaagaagaagaataaatttatcGAG ATGTTGCGGAATACGGAGATACCAGAGGCTCCCATGTTTAAACCTGAGTTTCCTCCTCAAg AACCAGAACATGGCGTTGTCACCCTTCATGAGGACGGGAAACCAGAAGACCGAGTTGAATCGGCTTTGAAGTGTCTTCCAGATTACGATCTTCCTGGCAGCTGGAATGGGAATCAAGATCCACCATTCAAGTACTGGAAGATCCGTGATTATGCTTATGCTTATCGGTCTGGGCTTGCGACCCCATCTATA GTGGCAGAGCGCATCATCCCAATTATCGAGGACTTCAGCAGTAAGAAGCCCCCGCAACCTTTGTTGATTTCCTTTGATGCTGAGGAAGTCAGGAAGCAAGCTGCAGCGTCTACAAAAAGGTTTGAGGAAG GAAAGCCGTTATCTATATTGGATGGGATTTTCATGGCAATCAAGGATGATATAGATTGCCTTCCTCATCCATCTAAGA GCGGTAGTACATGGATGCATCAGGTTCGCTCTGTCAAAAAGGATGCAGTTTGTGTTTCAAGACTGCGTAGCTGTGGTGTGATTCTTTTAGGGAAAGCAAATATGCATGAGTTTGGCATGGGTACGACTGGAAATAACCCTAATTTTGG AACAGCAAGGAATCCTCATGCACCTGAAAGGTATACTGGTGGATCTTCCTCAGGTCCTGCAGCAATTGTAGCTTCTGGACTATCCTCTGCTGCACTTGGAACAGATGGCGGAG GTTCAGTCCGTATTCCTTCATCCCTCTGTGGTGTAGTTGGCTTCAAGACAACGTATGGACGGACGGATATGGAAGG ATCATTATGTGATGCTGGGACCGTGGAGATTATTGGACCAATTGCATCAACAGTGGAGGATGTCATGCTAGT GTATGCAGCAATCTTGGGATCCTCTCTTGCAAATAGAAACAGTTTACAACCG TCCGCACCTTGTTTGCCAATACTGTCAGCACGCGACAGTTTAAATGCTTTGGAATCATTGCGAATTGGAAAGTATACAACG TGGTTCAATGATGTAAACTCGACTGATATTTCTGATCAGTGTGAAGATATTCTAGGTTTGCTGTGCAAAGCTCATGGTTGTAGA atGGTGGAAATTGTTATACCCGAGCTCCAGGAGATGCGCAATGCTCATCTTGTTTCAATTGGATCTGAAATGCTGTGTTCCGTGAATCCTGATTGTGAGGATGG GAAAGCTGCGAGAATGACATACGATACTCGTACTAGTTTGGCCCTTTTTCGATCATTTACTGCATCAGACTATGTTGCTGCCCAGTGTCTCAG TTTTTTGCATATACACTTCAGGCGAAGGATTATGTACCATCACATGGCAATATTCAAGAACGTTGATGTCATAGTGACCCCAACAACAGG CATGACAGCTCCCGTGATACCTCCTAGTGCACTTCAACATGGGGAGACAGACATGCAGGTTACAG GTGATCTTATGCGGTTTGTCATTGCAGCTAATCTTCTTGGACTTCCTGCCATTTCTGTGCCT GTCGGTTTTGATAAACAAGGACTTCCAATAGGTTTGCAACTAATAGGCCGTCCATGGGGTGAAGCTTCTCTTTTGCGTGTGGCTTCTGCTATAGAG GAACTGTGTGTAAAGTCCAAGAAGAGGCCTGTGTCTTTTTATGACGTTCTGAAGACTAACTAA
- the LOC109021634 gene encoding fatty acid amide hydrolase isoform X2: MGKKRVMVPAQEVDLSIVKYEPEAIQAPHLTGFLFKFFVSIIEAPVIGSLLISYLKKKNKFIEMLRNTEIPEAPMFKPEFPPQEPEHGVVTLHEDGKPEDRVESALKCLPDYDLPGSWNGNQDPPFKYWKIRDYAYAYRSGLATPSIVAERIIPIIEDFSSKKPPQPLLISFDAEEVRKQAAASTKRFEEGKPLSILDGIFMAIKDDIDCLPHPSKSGSTWMHQVRSVKKDAVCVSRLRSCGVILLGKANMHEFGMGTTGNNPNFGTARNPHAPERYTGGSSSGPAAIVASGLSSAALGTDGGGSVRIPSSLCGVVGFKTTYGRTDMEGSLCDAGTVEIIGPIASTVEDVMLVYAAILGSSLANRNSLQPSAPCLPILSARDSLNALESLRIGKYTTWFNDVNSTDISDQCEDILGLLCKAHGCRMVEIVIPELQEMRNAHLVSIGSEMLCSVNPDCEDGKAARMTYDTRTSLALFRSFTASDYVAAQCLRRRIMYHHMAIFKNVDVIVTPTTGMTAPVIPPSALQHGETDMQVTGDLMRFVIAANLLGLPAISVPVGFDKQGLPIGLQLIGRPWGEASLLRVASAIEELCVKSKKRPVSFYDVLKTN; the protein is encoded by the exons ATGGGAAAGAAGCGTGTCATGGTGCCGGCCCAGGAGGTTGACTTATCCATCGTGAAGTACGAACCCGAAGCTATCCAAG CGCCCCATTTGACGGGGTTCCTATTCAAGTTTTTTGTGAGCATAATTGAAGCGCCGGTGATAGGCTCCCTACTCATATCttacttgaagaagaagaataaatttatcGAG ATGTTGCGGAATACGGAGATACCAGAGGCTCCCATGTTTAAACCTGAGTTTCCTCCTCAAg AACCAGAACATGGCGTTGTCACCCTTCATGAGGACGGGAAACCAGAAGACCGAGTTGAATCGGCTTTGAAGTGTCTTCCAGATTACGATCTTCCTGGCAGCTGGAATGGGAATCAAGATCCACCATTCAAGTACTGGAAGATCCGTGATTATGCTTATGCTTATCGGTCTGGGCTTGCGACCCCATCTATA GTGGCAGAGCGCATCATCCCAATTATCGAGGACTTCAGCAGTAAGAAGCCCCCGCAACCTTTGTTGATTTCCTTTGATGCTGAGGAAGTCAGGAAGCAAGCTGCAGCGTCTACAAAAAGGTTTGAGGAAG GAAAGCCGTTATCTATATTGGATGGGATTTTCATGGCAATCAAGGATGATATAGATTGCCTTCCTCATCCATCTAAGA GCGGTAGTACATGGATGCATCAGGTTCGCTCTGTCAAAAAGGATGCAGTTTGTGTTTCAAGACTGCGTAGCTGTGGTGTGATTCTTTTAGGGAAAGCAAATATGCATGAGTTTGGCATGGGTACGACTGGAAATAACCCTAATTTTGG AACAGCAAGGAATCCTCATGCACCTGAAAGGTATACTGGTGGATCTTCCTCAGGTCCTGCAGCAATTGTAGCTTCTGGACTATCCTCTGCTGCACTTGGAACAGATGGCGGAG GTTCAGTCCGTATTCCTTCATCCCTCTGTGGTGTAGTTGGCTTCAAGACAACGTATGGACGGACGGATATGGAAGG ATCATTATGTGATGCTGGGACCGTGGAGATTATTGGACCAATTGCATCAACAGTGGAGGATGTCATGCTAGT GTATGCAGCAATCTTGGGATCCTCTCTTGCAAATAGAAACAGTTTACAACCG TCCGCACCTTGTTTGCCAATACTGTCAGCACGCGACAGTTTAAATGCTTTGGAATCATTGCGAATTGGAAAGTATACAACG TGGTTCAATGATGTAAACTCGACTGATATTTCTGATCAGTGTGAAGATATTCTAGGTTTGCTGTGCAAAGCTCATGGTTGTAGA atGGTGGAAATTGTTATACCCGAGCTCCAGGAGATGCGCAATGCTCATCTTGTTTCAATTGGATCTGAAATGCTGTGTTCCGTGAATCCTGATTGTGAGGATGG GAAAGCTGCGAGAATGACATACGATACTCGTACTAGTTTGGCCCTTTTTCGATCATTTACTGCATCAGACTATGTTGCTGCCCAGTGTCTCAG GCGAAGGATTATGTACCATCACATGGCAATATTCAAGAACGTTGATGTCATAGTGACCCCAACAACAGG CATGACAGCTCCCGTGATACCTCCTAGTGCACTTCAACATGGGGAGACAGACATGCAGGTTACAG GTGATCTTATGCGGTTTGTCATTGCAGCTAATCTTCTTGGACTTCCTGCCATTTCTGTGCCT GTCGGTTTTGATAAACAAGGACTTCCAATAGGTTTGCAACTAATAGGCCGTCCATGGGGTGAAGCTTCTCTTTTGCGTGTGGCTTCTGCTATAGAG GAACTGTGTGTAAAGTCCAAGAAGAGGCCTGTGTCTTTTTATGACGTTCTGAAGACTAACTAA
- the LOC109021634 gene encoding fatty acid amide hydrolase isoform X3 yields the protein MGKKRVMVPAQEVDLSIVKYEPEAIQAPHLTGFLFKFFVSIIEAPVIGSLLISYLKKKNKFIEMLRNTEIPEAPMFKPEFPPQEPEHGVVTLHEDGKPEDRVESALKCLPDYDLPGSWNGNQDPPFKYWKIRDYAYAYRSGLATPSIVAERIIPIIEDFSSKKPPQPLLISFDAEEVRKQAAASTKRFEEGKPLSILDGIFMAIKDDIDCLPHPSKSGSTWMHQVRSVKKDAVCVSRLRSCGVILLGKANMHEFGMGTTGNNPNFGTARNPHAPERYTGGSSSGPAAIVASGLSSAALGTDGGGSVRIPSSLCGVVGFKTTYGRTDMEGSLCDAGTVEIIGPIASTVEDVMLVYAAILGSSLANRNSLQPSAPCLPILSARDSLNALESLRIGKYTTWFNDVNSTDISDQCEDILGLLCKAHGCRMVEIVIPELQEMRNAHLVSIGSEMLCSVNPDCEDGKAARMTYDTRTSLALFRSFTASDYVAAQCLRRRGTLFLP from the exons ATGGGAAAGAAGCGTGTCATGGTGCCGGCCCAGGAGGTTGACTTATCCATCGTGAAGTACGAACCCGAAGCTATCCAAG CGCCCCATTTGACGGGGTTCCTATTCAAGTTTTTTGTGAGCATAATTGAAGCGCCGGTGATAGGCTCCCTACTCATATCttacttgaagaagaagaataaatttatcGAG ATGTTGCGGAATACGGAGATACCAGAGGCTCCCATGTTTAAACCTGAGTTTCCTCCTCAAg AACCAGAACATGGCGTTGTCACCCTTCATGAGGACGGGAAACCAGAAGACCGAGTTGAATCGGCTTTGAAGTGTCTTCCAGATTACGATCTTCCTGGCAGCTGGAATGGGAATCAAGATCCACCATTCAAGTACTGGAAGATCCGTGATTATGCTTATGCTTATCGGTCTGGGCTTGCGACCCCATCTATA GTGGCAGAGCGCATCATCCCAATTATCGAGGACTTCAGCAGTAAGAAGCCCCCGCAACCTTTGTTGATTTCCTTTGATGCTGAGGAAGTCAGGAAGCAAGCTGCAGCGTCTACAAAAAGGTTTGAGGAAG GAAAGCCGTTATCTATATTGGATGGGATTTTCATGGCAATCAAGGATGATATAGATTGCCTTCCTCATCCATCTAAGA GCGGTAGTACATGGATGCATCAGGTTCGCTCTGTCAAAAAGGATGCAGTTTGTGTTTCAAGACTGCGTAGCTGTGGTGTGATTCTTTTAGGGAAAGCAAATATGCATGAGTTTGGCATGGGTACGACTGGAAATAACCCTAATTTTGG AACAGCAAGGAATCCTCATGCACCTGAAAGGTATACTGGTGGATCTTCCTCAGGTCCTGCAGCAATTGTAGCTTCTGGACTATCCTCTGCTGCACTTGGAACAGATGGCGGAG GTTCAGTCCGTATTCCTTCATCCCTCTGTGGTGTAGTTGGCTTCAAGACAACGTATGGACGGACGGATATGGAAGG ATCATTATGTGATGCTGGGACCGTGGAGATTATTGGACCAATTGCATCAACAGTGGAGGATGTCATGCTAGT GTATGCAGCAATCTTGGGATCCTCTCTTGCAAATAGAAACAGTTTACAACCG TCCGCACCTTGTTTGCCAATACTGTCAGCACGCGACAGTTTAAATGCTTTGGAATCATTGCGAATTGGAAAGTATACAACG TGGTTCAATGATGTAAACTCGACTGATATTTCTGATCAGTGTGAAGATATTCTAGGTTTGCTGTGCAAAGCTCATGGTTGTAGA atGGTGGAAATTGTTATACCCGAGCTCCAGGAGATGCGCAATGCTCATCTTGTTTCAATTGGATCTGAAATGCTGTGTTCCGTGAATCCTGATTGTGAGGATGG GAAAGCTGCGAGAATGACATACGATACTCGTACTAGTTTGGCCCTTTTTCGATCATTTACTGCATCAGACTATGTTGCTGCCCAGTGTCTCAG GCGCAGGGGCACCCTATTCCTACCATGA